GAAAGATTCTGAAGTGTTAATCCTCAATCTGCTCCAGTTCCTTCAGTGAATGGATGGTAGCCAGAGGGTCTTTGCTCTTGAATACATAGCTTCCGCTCACCAATACGTTTACCCCGGCCTTCACCAGTCGTGGGGCGGTCTCTCCCTGCACGCCGCCATCCACCTCTATGAGTGCCTGGCTGCCGCTCTCTTTGATGAGTTTGCGCAGTCGTGCCGTCTTCTGGATGGTGTTTTCGATGAACTTCTGTCCGCCGAATCCAGGGTTTACGCTCATCAGCAGCACCATGTCTACATCGCAGATGATGTCTTCCAGAACGCTCACTGGGGTAGAAGGGTTCAGGGTAACGCCTGCCTTCATGCCGGCAGCATGTATCTGCTGTATGGTGCGGTGCAGGTGGGTGCATGCTTCGTAGTGAACGTTCATCATCATGGCACCCGTCTTGGCTGTCTGCTCAATATACTGTTCCGGGTGCAGAATCATGAAGTGCACGTCCAGCGGTTTGGTGCATGCTTTCGCTACGGCTTCTAACACTGGGAAGCCGAAGGAGATATTAGGTACGAACACGCCGTCCATAATATCCATGTGGAGCCAGTCGGCTTCACTCTTGTTAATCATTTCTACATCGCTCTTCAGGTCAATGAAATTGGCTGAGAGGAGTGAAGGTGAAACTATCGTCTTCATCTTTATCGTTTTTCTGTTTTTTGTTTGTCAGGGTCCTAGACCCTAGTTGACCCAATACGCCTTGCAAGATTCATTCTTCTTGAAGGCACGGTAGGTGTATGCCAACTGCTTAATGAAAAAGATGGTCTTTGCCGACGGTCTCATTTCTTCTGAAGTAAACAAATGCTTCATAGGCGTATATCTTTTAAATTGTTAATATTGAAATCCTTTCTCTATTATCATAACGTCGGGAAGTTTCCTTTATTACATTTTACCCTAATTTTCTTCATTTCTTTTTTGTTTTTCCCAAATATCTTCTATATATAATAAGGTGTAGACTTAATCTTTGTCTACAATATGGGGCAAAAAATAACTTTTTTCTGTTGAAATGATAAATTTCTCATAAAAAAAGTTTGTAGTTTAAAAGAAAAAGTGTACTTTTGCAACTGAATAAATTCAATAACAAGATTAATAACAAATAAAGTTAATTCAATATGATGACAATATTCGTATCTACAGCATGGTGGTGGCGTAACTCAAGATTCAAAAAGTCGTGAGTCGAGAAGCCGTGTATAGATATGAAACTGATATACTAAGGGCCTGCCGTAACTTACGACAGGCCCTTTTTACATTTAATAAAAGATATAAAAGATAGGAGATTAAGATTATGGAAATGAAGGACATCTTAAACAGAATGTTGAACCACGAGGAACTTTCTCGCGAGGAAACCAAGGAGATTATCATCGGCATCACCCAGAGTGAGTTCCCTGAGGAGCAGATCACGGCCCTGCTCACCGGTTTGCAGATGAGAGGCGTCACCGTAGATGAGCTGTTGGGCTTCCGTGATGGCATCCTTGCCACTGGCGTTCCTGCCATCCTCGATTGCGACCGCTACATCGATGTAGTGGGTACGGGCGGCGACCGCAAGAACACCTTCAATATTTCTACCACATCCTGCTTCGTCATTGCCGGTGCCGGCTATAAGGTGGCTAAGCATGGCAACTACGCAGCCACATCGGTGAGCGGTGCATCTAATGTCATCAAGAACCACGGTGTGGGGTTCACGGATGATATTGACCGCCTGAACCGCAGCATCAACGAGGCGGGCATCGTTTATCTCCATGCCCAGTTGTTTGCCAAGGCAATGAAGTTTGTGGGTCCTATCCGCAAGGCACTCCAGTTCCCTACGGTGTTTAATCTCCTGGGACCTCTGGTGAATCCGAGTCAGCCAACGTGCCAGTTGCTGGGTGTAGCCAATCTCGACCAGATGCGCCTTTATAATCAAGTATATCAGAAGTTGGGCATCGACTATGGCATCGTGAACAGCATCGATGGTTATGATGAGATTTCGCTTACCGGCGATTTCAAGGTAACCACCAATAATTACGAGCGCATCTTCAAGCCTCAGGATCTGGGCTTCGAGATTGCCAAGCCAGAAGAGATTAAGGGTGGTGCCACCGAGGAAGAGGCGAAGGAAATCTTCGATGCCGTGCTTGAAAACCGCGCCCTCCCAGCCCAGAAGAACATCGTTCTCGCCAATGCTGCCTTCGGAATCCAGGTGATGGAGAAGGGAAAGAAGAGCATCGAAGAATGCGTGGAGATAGCAAGAGAGAGCATCGATTCTGGCAAGGCGCTGGCCACATTCAAGAAATTCGTAGAGCTGAATAAAGGGTAAAAGGGCTTTTAAAGTTAAACAGGTAAAGAAGTAAAAAGTAAAAAATGGCTGATATTTTAGAGGAAATTGTGGCTCATAAGAAGATGGAGATAGAGCAGCGAAAGCGCTTTATCCAGCCACGACAGATGATAACCCTCACCGAGCAGAAGATGCAGGAGGATGGGGGAAAGGTGATGGGAGGAAGCATGAAGCAGGCACTGATGGGCTCTGATACGGGTATCATCGCCGAGTTCAAGCGAAAGTCGCCGAGCAAGGGCTGGATCAAGGAGGCGGGCAAGGCGAGTGTCATCCCGCTGAGCTACCAGCAGAACGGGGCTTCGGCTCTGAGCATCCTTACGGATATAGATTACTTCGGCGGATACGATGAGTATATCCAGGAAGCAAGACATGTGGGGGTTTCTATACCTATATTATATAAGAACTTCGTGATAGAGGAGTATCAGCTGTTGCAGGCGAGATATTGCGGTGCCTCTGCCGTGCTGCTCATTGCAGCCTGCCTGAGTAAGGAGGAGTGTAAGGGGCTGATGAATATGGCTCACCAGTTGGGCATGGAGGTATTGTTGGAGATGCATAACGAAAGAGATTTCGAGTATGCGGAACTGGAACCGGATATGTATGGCATCAACAATCGCAATCTGGGTACTTTCGTTACGGATGTAGAGAATAGCTTCCGCTTGGCAGAGAAACTTCCGAAGGATGTATGCCGTGTGAGCGAGAGTGGCATTTCTGATCCCATGATAGTAAAAAGGCTCCGTGATGAGGCAGCCTTCCGTGGCTTCCTGATGGGAGAGCAGTTTATGAAGCAGGAGAATCCTGGTCAGGCACTATCGGAATTCATCGCTCAATTAAGCTAGTTGCATTCATCGTTTAATGATAGAATAATAGAATAACTGAAGTTTCGCAAGTAGCATTCTACCGTCCCCGAAGGGGGCGAATGTGAATAACCGCAGGTGGAATGCCCGAAGGGAATGGAACCTGCGGATAGTTACAGATACTCTCTTATCGTCCCCGAAGGGGGCGAACAGGAGCAAGGCTGGATGTGGTTCGCCCCCTTTGGGGACGCTTTCTCCCTACTATTGGTTGTCCGCAGGTTCCATGACCTTTGGTCATTCCACCAGCGGTTATTGAAAGTTGGCCCCCTTCGGGGACCGGAGGTTACTTGCGAAACTTGAATAGAATAATAGATAACAATAATAATGGTAATAAAGGTTTGTGGCATGCGCGATGCCCAGAATATTCGCGAAGTGAGCCAGTTGGGCGTTGATATGATAGGAATGATCTTCTATCCAAAATCGCCTCGCTACGTGGAGATGCAGAGCAGTCACGCTGGCATCATTCCTGATTATGCAAAAGAGGATATTGGAGCTTCTGATTCTTCAAAAGATTCTTCTTCAAATTCTTCAGAATCTGTCTCTACATCTTCAAAATCTCCAGCCCGAGTAGGCGTATTTGTAGATGATATGGTTCAGAACATCGTGACACGAGTGGTGAATTATCATTTGGATTACGTCCAACTGCATGGCAATGAACCACGGGAGATGTGCGAGAATTTGAGATTAACTCTCGATCCCGATATCCGACCAGGCATCAAGATCATCAAGGCAATCAGTGTATCTGATGCCTCAGACATTCAAAAATATAAGGAGTATGTAGGCGCTGTTGACCTCTTCCTTTTCGACACCAAATGCAAGACGGTGGGTGGAAGTGGCCAGCAGTTTGATTGGCAGGTTCTGGAGCAATACGATGGCGAAATCCCATTCCTCTTGAGTGGCGGCATCGGACCGGAAGATGCATCCCGCCTCCATGCCTTCCATCATCCCAAATACATCGGCATCGACCTCAACTCCCGTTTCGAGATAGAGCCGGGAGTGAAGGATGTAGAGAAGCTCAAGGGGTTCTTGAATGCGATGCAATAAAGAGAGATACAATAAAGAGAAATACAATAAAGAGAAATACAATAAAGAGAGATACAATAAAGAGAGATTTCAATAAAGATTTTGGGTTAAGCCCCATTTCTAAACACAAAACGATTTTAAAATACAACACAGGATGAACAAGATAAATGCATTATTTGCAAACAACAAAGACCGCAAGCTTTTGAGCTTGTATTTCTGCGCCGGATGCCCAACCTTAGAAGGCACCGGCGATGTAATCAAGGCGATGGAACGCAAGGGCATCGATATGATAGAAGTAGGTATCCCCTTCAGCGACCCTTTGGCAGATGGACCCGTTATCCAGAGTGCAGGTACCAAGGCTCTGAAAAACGGCATGACCGTCAAAACCCTCTTTGGTCAGCTCAAGGCCATCAAAGATGAAGTCAATATCCCTCTCGTTCTCATGGGCTATCTCAACCCCATCATGCACTATGGCATCGAGGAGTTCTTCAAGAGCTGTGTAGAGAGCGGAGTGAGCGGAACCATCATTCCCGACCTTCCTTTCGATGATTATCTCAAGGTAGTTAAGCCTATCGCCGATAAGTACGATATCCGCGTCATCATGATGATTACTCCTGAAACCAGCGAGGAGCGCATCCGCTTCATCGATGAGCATACCGATGGCTTCATCTATATGGTCAGCTCCGCCAGCATCACGGGTGCTCAGAGCAGTTTCGGCGATGCCAAGCTCGCTTACTTCAACCATATCAACAGCATGAACCTCCGCAACCCACGCATGATTGGCTTCGGCATCAGCAACAAGCAGACCCTTACCAGTGCACAGGATAACGCCGCCGGTGCCATCATCGGCAGTAAGTTTGTGACATTGCTCAATGAAACCATGAATCCAGACAAGGCTTTGGATAGGCTTTTTGAGTGCCTCAAAAAGTAGTTAATAGTTAATAATAGTTAATAGCTAATAGTTGACAGTTGATAGTTAATAGTTGATTGTTAATAGTTGATAGTTAATAGCGGCTTCGGCGTATAGCAGGCTTGCCCTATAAACTGTAAACTGTAAACTGTAAACTATAAATTATAAACTGTAAACTATAAATTACTGAAGTTTCGCAAGTAGCATTCTACCGTCCCCGAAGGGGGCGAATGTGAATAACCGCGGGTGGAATGCCCGAAGGGAATGGAACCTGCGGATAGTCACAGATACTCTCTTATCGTCCCCGAAGGGGGCGAACAGGAGCAAGATTGGATGTGGTTCGCCCCCTTTGGGGACGCTTTCTCCCTACTATTAGTTTGTCCGCAGGTTCCATGACCTTCGGTCATTCCACCAGCGGTTATTGAAAGTTGGCCCCCTTCGGGGACCGGAGGTTACTTGCGAAACTTGAATAAATTATAAACTGTAAACTGCAAACTATAAATCATAAACTATAAACTGTAAATTATAAACTAAGTATTATGTATCAAGTTGACGATAAAGGATTTTTTGGAAAATTCGGAGGAGCTTACGTTCCTGAAATATTATATAAGTGTGTAACAGAACTCCAGCAGGCTTACAAGCCTATCATTGAGAGCGAGGAGTTCAAAAATGAGTACTATGCCCTTTTGAAAGATTACGTGGGCCGTCCTTCACCTCTCTATTATGCCAAGCGCATGAGCGAGAAGTATGGCTGCCAGCTCTATCTGAAGCGTGAGGACCTGAACCATACCGGTGCACACAAAATCAATAACACCATCGGACAGATTCTGATGGCGAAGAAGATGGGAAAGACCCGTATCATCGCCGAAACGGGTGCCGGACAGCATGGCGTTGCCACTGCCACCGTCTGTGCCCTGATGGATATGAAGTGCGAAATCTTCATGGGTGCCACCGATGTGGAGCGCCAGCATACCAACGTAGAACGTATGAAGATGTTGGGCGCCAAGGTGAACCCGGTTCGCACAGGCAATATGACTCTGAGCGATGCCTGCTCTGAGGCCATCCGCGACTGGTGCTGTCACCCACAGGATACCTTCTATATCGTAGGTTCCACCATGGGTCCGCATCCTTACCCTGATATCGTGGCAAAGATGCAGAGCGTCATCAGCGAGGAACTGAAATGGCAGTTGGAGGAGAAAATCGGTCGCGATTATCCTGATTATCTCATCGCCTGCGTGGGTGGCGGAAGCAATGCCGCAGGTACCATCTATCATTACATCGACGACGACCGTGTTCAGATTTATCTCGCTGAGGCTGCCGGTCATGGCATAGACACCAACTATACCGCTGCCACCATGCATTGCGGAACAGAGGGAATCATCCACGGCGCCCGCACCCTGGTGATGCAGACTGAAGATGGTCAGATAGAAGAAGCCTTCACCATCAGTGCCGGTTTGGATTACCCGGGCATTGGACCAATGCACGCCGATTTGGCAACAAGAGGCAGAAGTCATGTGCTTGCCATCAAGGACGATGAGGCCATCTATGCCGGTTATGAGTTGACCCGCATGGAAGGCATCATCCCAGCCATCGAGAGTGCCCATGCCGTAGCCGCCTTGAAGAAGATGAAGTTCAAGAAGGATGATGTGGTTGTCCTTACTGTTTCAGGCCGTGGCGACAAGGATGTGGAGACGTATTTGAGCCATAAGGAAATGGCAGGAGAATACGGCAACTTTTAAATAGTTAATAGTTAAAAGTTAATAGTTAATAGAGGCTGCGCCGTTGAGCAAGATTGTCAAAGCGGTTCATGCTATAAACTATAAATTATCAATTATAAACTAAATGAAATATAGTTATCATACAGTAACCCGCAAGATTCTTGCCGACCTTTATACGCCGGTGGGAGTCTATATGCGATTGAGAGATATTTATCCCCAGTCGGCTCTGATGGAGAGTTCCGACTATCATGGTTCCGAGAACTCCCGGTCCTTCATCGGCGTTCATCCGCTGGCAAGCATCGCCGTGAGCCATGGCGAGGTCATCAA
The Segatella copri DNA segment above includes these coding regions:
- the rpe gene encoding ribulose-phosphate 3-epimerase translates to MKTIVSPSLLSANFIDLKSDVEMINKSEADWLHMDIMDGVFVPNISFGFPVLEAVAKACTKPLDVHFMILHPEQYIEQTAKTGAMMMNVHYEACTHLHRTIQQIHAAGMKAGVTLNPSTPVSVLEDIICDVDMVLLMSVNPGFGGQKFIENTIQKTARLRKLIKESGSQALIEVDGGVQGETAPRLVKAGVNVLVSGSYVFKSKDPLATIHSLKELEQIED
- the trpD gene encoding anthranilate phosphoribosyltransferase; the protein is MKDILNRMLNHEELSREETKEIIIGITQSEFPEEQITALLTGLQMRGVTVDELLGFRDGILATGVPAILDCDRYIDVVGTGGDRKNTFNISTTSCFVIAGAGYKVAKHGNYAATSVSGASNVIKNHGVGFTDDIDRLNRSINEAGIVYLHAQLFAKAMKFVGPIRKALQFPTVFNLLGPLVNPSQPTCQLLGVANLDQMRLYNQVYQKLGIDYGIVNSIDGYDEISLTGDFKVTTNNYERIFKPQDLGFEIAKPEEIKGGATEEEAKEIFDAVLENRALPAQKNIVLANAAFGIQVMEKGKKSIEECVEIARESIDSGKALATFKKFVELNKG
- the trpC gene encoding indole-3-glycerol phosphate synthase TrpC; protein product: MADILEEIVAHKKMEIEQRKRFIQPRQMITLTEQKMQEDGGKVMGGSMKQALMGSDTGIIAEFKRKSPSKGWIKEAGKASVIPLSYQQNGASALSILTDIDYFGGYDEYIQEARHVGVSIPILYKNFVIEEYQLLQARYCGASAVLLIAACLSKEECKGLMNMAHQLGMEVLLEMHNERDFEYAELEPDMYGINNRNLGTFVTDVENSFRLAEKLPKDVCRVSESGISDPMIVKRLRDEAAFRGFLMGEQFMKQENPGQALSEFIAQLS
- a CDS encoding phosphoribosylanthranilate isomerase — encoded protein: MVIKVCGMRDAQNIREVSQLGVDMIGMIFYPKSPRYVEMQSSHAGIIPDYAKEDIGASDSSKDSSSNSSESVSTSSKSPARVGVFVDDMVQNIVTRVVNYHLDYVQLHGNEPREMCENLRLTLDPDIRPGIKIIKAISVSDASDIQKYKEYVGAVDLFLFDTKCKTVGGSGQQFDWQVLEQYDGEIPFLLSGGIGPEDASRLHAFHHPKYIGIDLNSRFEIEPGVKDVEKLKGFLNAMQ
- the trpA gene encoding tryptophan synthase subunit alpha, yielding MNKINALFANNKDRKLLSLYFCAGCPTLEGTGDVIKAMERKGIDMIEVGIPFSDPLADGPVIQSAGTKALKNGMTVKTLFGQLKAIKDEVNIPLVLMGYLNPIMHYGIEEFFKSCVESGVSGTIIPDLPFDDYLKVVKPIADKYDIRVIMMITPETSEERIRFIDEHTDGFIYMVSSASITGAQSSFGDAKLAYFNHINSMNLRNPRMIGFGISNKQTLTSAQDNAAGAIIGSKFVTLLNETMNPDKALDRLFECLKK
- the trpB gene encoding tryptophan synthase subunit beta, with the translated sequence MYQVDDKGFFGKFGGAYVPEILYKCVTELQQAYKPIIESEEFKNEYYALLKDYVGRPSPLYYAKRMSEKYGCQLYLKREDLNHTGAHKINNTIGQILMAKKMGKTRIIAETGAGQHGVATATVCALMDMKCEIFMGATDVERQHTNVERMKMLGAKVNPVRTGNMTLSDACSEAIRDWCCHPQDTFYIVGSTMGPHPYPDIVAKMQSVISEELKWQLEEKIGRDYPDYLIACVGGGSNAAGTIYHYIDDDRVQIYLAEAAGHGIDTNYTAATMHCGTEGIIHGARTLVMQTEDGQIEEAFTISAGLDYPGIGPMHADLATRGRSHVLAIKDDEAIYAGYELTRMEGIIPAIESAHAVAALKKMKFKKDDVVVLTVSGRGDKDVETYLSHKEMAGEYGNF